From the Spirochaetales bacterium genome, one window contains:
- a CDS encoding ATP-binding cassette domain-containing protein, which produces MIEVIDLKRHFLLLNRHEGLAGAFRDLFSRDYRTVRAVDGISFSVDTGEIVGFIGPNGAGKSTTIKLLTGVLKPTAGTVTADSFTPFRDRRRYVANIGVVLGQRSQLWWNLPVIESFKVLKDIYGVPEETYRANLDRFNELIDVKQYYGTPVRKLSLGQKTICDIAAAFLHSPRLIFLDEPTIGLDVSVKKSVRAIIRSLNRDLGTTVILTTHDIGDIENLCPRIILIDKGKIIYDGPTARFNKTFGSYRTLRLDIMNLSGKERKSLEGTVHGRFPCREPIAVNPNDDGWVSLTLNQDEVNLIDVLNYCLKTYQVKDVKIEEISLEEVIIRAYEGALA; this is translated from the coding sequence ATCATAGAAGTGATTGACCTCAAACGCCACTTCCTCCTGCTCAACCGGCACGAAGGGCTGGCCGGCGCGTTCCGGGACCTCTTCTCCCGGGATTACCGGACCGTCAGGGCGGTTGACGGCATATCGTTTTCCGTGGACACGGGCGAAATCGTCGGGTTCATCGGACCGAACGGGGCGGGTAAATCCACCACCATCAAGCTGCTCACCGGCGTGCTCAAGCCCACCGCAGGCACCGTGACGGCGGATTCATTCACACCGTTCAGGGACAGAAGACGGTACGTGGCCAATATCGGCGTGGTGCTGGGGCAGCGCTCCCAACTCTGGTGGAACCTGCCGGTGATAGAATCGTTTAAAGTCCTCAAGGATATCTATGGTGTTCCGGAAGAGACATACCGGGCGAACCTGGACCGGTTCAACGAGCTGATCGACGTGAAGCAATATTACGGCACCCCCGTGCGCAAGCTTTCCCTGGGCCAGAAAACCATTTGCGACATCGCGGCCGCCTTCCTCCACAGTCCCCGGCTCATCTTTCTGGACGAACCCACCATCGGGCTGGACGTCTCGGTCAAGAAAAGCGTCCGCGCCATTATCCGCTCCCTGAACAGGGATCTGGGAACCACCGTCATCCTCACCACCCACGACATCGGCGACATTGAAAACCTCTGCCCGCGCATCATCCTCATCGACAAGGGGAAAATCATATACGACGGGCCCACGGCGCGGTTCAACAAAACCTTCGGTTCCTATCGAACGCTGCGCCTGGACATCATGAACCTGTCGGGCAAAGAGAGGAAATCACTGGAAGGGACGGTGCATGGACGCTTCCCCTGCCGGGAACCGATCGCGGTCAATCCGAATGACGACGGCTGGGTGAGCCTCACCCTGAACCAGGACGAGGTGAACCTTATCGACGTCCTGAACTATTGCCTTAAAACGTACCAGGTAAAGGACGTCAAGATCGAAGAAATCTCACTGGAGGAGGTCATTATCAGGGCTTACGAGGGCGCGCTGGCATGA
- a CDS encoding type I restriction endonuclease subunit R, protein MYLDKPMRDHVLLQTTARLNRPYEDENGRPKPSGFIIDFVGIFENLEKALQFDSNDIEGVVEDIELLKGRFQELIAEVRKTYLPIIAGKKKDKLYEAVLEYFMEESVREDFYTFFRELSEIYDIISPDAFLRPFIDDYETTAEMYRTVKENFENRVVSGREFSRKTAKLVQEHTASGKIQSSLEVTEINEELLKKIEESKASDTEKVFNLIKSINKAVAESTRQPYLISIGEKAWEVAENFKKRQQDTIDALEELKNLINEINQARREQAEKDIPDDVFSVYWTMKTYGVEAPEEKANQMLTVLKQYPYYSDSEAHEREIRKELYKVLLGSGSYDDMAEAKELVEKILRVLKSV, encoded by the coding sequence ATGTACCTCGACAAACCCATGAGAGATCATGTGCTGCTGCAAACAACCGCCCGGCTGAACCGTCCCTATGAAGACGAAAACGGCAGGCCGAAACCTTCCGGGTTTATTATTGATTTCGTGGGGATATTCGAAAATCTGGAAAAAGCATTACAGTTCGATTCCAATGATATTGAAGGGGTTGTAGAGGACATAGAGCTTTTAAAAGGCCGGTTTCAAGAACTTATTGCAGAAGTACGGAAAACATATCTTCCCATTATTGCCGGGAAAAAGAAAGACAAGCTGTATGAAGCGGTATTGGAATACTTTATGGAGGAATCTGTCAGAGAGGATTTTTATACCTTCTTCAGGGAATTATCGGAAATATATGACATAATCTCGCCGGACGCTTTCCTGCGTCCCTTTATCGACGATTATGAGACGACGGCGGAAATGTACCGGACTGTCAAAGAAAACTTTGAAAACAGGGTTGTATCCGGCAGGGAGTTTTCCCGCAAGACCGCCAAACTGGTGCAGGAACATACGGCAAGCGGTAAAATACAGAGTTCCCTCGAAGTGACGGAGATCAACGAAGAGCTGTTAAAAAAGATCGAAGAATCCAAAGCCTCTGATACTGAAAAAGTCTTTAACCTCATCAAGTCTATCAATAAGGCTGTGGCGGAATCCACAAGACAACCATATCTTATTTCAATAGGTGAAAAAGCCTGGGAAGTAGCGGAAAACTTCAAAAAACGTCAACAGGACACGATTGACGCCCTTGAAGAACTGAAAAACCTTATAAATGAAATCAATCAGGCCCGGCGGGAACAGGCGGAAAAAGACATTCCCGATGATGTGTTTTCGGTTTACTGGACTATGAAAACATACGGTGTGGAAGCCCCGGAAGAGAAGGCAAACCAAATGCTTACGGTCTTAAAGCAATATCCTTACTACAGTGACAGTGAAGCCCATGAACGGGAGATACGGAAAGAATTATATAAAGTTCTGTTAGGCTCCGGTTCCTATGATGACATGGCAGAAGCAAAAGAACTTGTCGAAAAGATACTCCGGGTGCTAAAAAGTGTGTGA
- a CDS encoding M48 family metallopeptidase, giving the protein MGITEFKANVQRISADIGVRVKEIHMRKMSRKWASCSSKGRLTFDPALLKETPEKRIETVLHELLHLRYPNHGRMFQRMLGVYREKYR; this is encoded by the coding sequence ATGGGCATTACCGAATTTAAAGCGAATGTACAGCGAATTTCTGCTGATATTGGAGTGCGGGTAAAGGAAATCCACATGCGGAAAATGAGCCGGAAGTGGGCAAGCTGTTCCTCAAAAGGCCGTCTTACCTTTGACCCGGCCTTGCTTAAGGAAACACCGGAGAAACGTATCGAGACAGTATTGCATGAGCTTCTGCACTTGCGTTATCCCAATCACGGCAGGATGTTTCAAAGGATGCTGGGGGTTTATAGGGAAAAATATCGATAA
- a CDS encoding TM0996/MTH895 family glutaredoxin-like protein yields the protein MKIQILGTGCPKCKKLEENARKAIAELDGDFEIEKVTDLNEIMEYGILMTPGLAIDNNVKSAGKILTPEQIKDFIQKEMQHD from the coding sequence ATGAAAATACAAATACTGGGAACCGGATGCCCAAAATGTAAAAAACTCGAAGAGAATGCACGGAAAGCCATCGCGGAACTCGATGGTGACTTCGAGATTGAAAAAGTCACCGACTTGAACGAGATCATGGAGTACGGGATCCTGATGACACCGGGTCTTGCGATCGACAACAATGTAAAAAGCGCCGGCAAGATACTGACGCCCGAGCAGATCAAGGATTTCATACAAAAGGAAATGCAGCATGACTGA
- a CDS encoding ABC-2 family transporter protein — MKRLFYYLRIYRRLTSQYLKDRLSFQTDFILGSLGMMLSTASGFLSLLVIFRTITSLAGWDLYEMLFLYGFFGLAFAPVGIFFDKFWSLWGHLNRGDFIHCYFKPLNTMFYYVSDVIDIKAIGHFTVNLFVTIYAAVNLSVAWTAIRMLCLVPLYLGAAFTFLGIRIIVSSTAFWLTYNISLMDFTLGLERFARYPLTIFARPFQVVFVYILPYAFIAYVPVNHFLKSPGPSVSWFITPLVGAGVFALGCLVWTLGVRRYTGTGT, encoded by the coding sequence GTGAAACGACTGTTCTACTATTTGCGAATCTACCGCCGCCTGACATCGCAGTACCTCAAGGACCGGTTGTCGTTCCAGACCGATTTTATTCTGGGTTCACTGGGGATGATGCTGAGCACCGCATCGGGATTTCTCTCCCTGCTCGTGATCTTCCGTACCATTACCAGCCTGGCCGGATGGGACCTCTACGAGATGCTCTTCCTCTACGGATTTTTCGGTCTGGCCTTCGCGCCCGTCGGGATCTTCTTCGACAAGTTCTGGTCGCTCTGGGGCCACCTGAACCGCGGCGATTTCATCCACTGCTATTTCAAACCCCTGAACACCATGTTCTATTATGTCTCCGACGTCATCGACATCAAGGCAATCGGGCACTTCACCGTCAATCTGTTCGTCACCATTTATGCCGCCGTCAATCTTTCCGTGGCATGGACGGCAATCAGGATGCTTTGCCTCGTCCCCCTGTACCTGGGCGCCGCGTTTACCTTCCTGGGTATCCGGATCATTGTCAGCTCCACCGCCTTCTGGCTTACCTATAATATTTCCCTCATGGATTTCACCCTGGGTCTGGAACGTTTTGCCCGTTACCCGCTCACCATCTTCGCCCGGCCGTTCCAGGTGGTGTTCGTCTACATTCTCCCTTACGCCTTCATCGCCTACGTGCCCGTCAATCATTTCCTGAAGAGCCCGGGACCGTCAGTCTCCTGGTTCATCACCCCGCTGGTCGGAGCGGGGGTGTTCGCCCTGGGCTGCCTTGTGTGGACCCTCGGCGTCAGACGATATACGGGGACGGGAACGTGA
- a CDS encoding winged helix-turn-helix transcriptional regulator encodes MTENEKHRSEARAKILKALAHPSRMFIVEKIRGKPHCVCELAEMIGIDQSTTSKHLSVLKNAGIIEDRKEGTTVYYSLRCGCIMDFIGCIEHVIRMNLERDYKFLKSVGKNG; translated from the coding sequence ATGACCGAAAACGAAAAACACAGAAGTGAAGCCCGTGCAAAAATATTGAAAGCCCTGGCGCATCCTTCCAGGATGTTTATCGTCGAGAAAATCAGGGGAAAACCACATTGCGTCTGCGAGCTTGCCGAAATGATCGGGATCGACCAGTCCACGACGTCCAAGCACCTGTCTGTTTTAAAGAATGCGGGTATTATTGAAGACAGAAAAGAAGGAACGACCGTTTATTATTCATTGAGATGCGGGTGCATCATGGATTTTATCGGATGTATTGAACATGTCATCCGGATGAATCTGGAAAGGGATTATAAATTCCTGAAAAGTGTTGGAAAAAATGGATAA
- a CDS encoding permease → MTEKWYRHPNVKLLILAGIFLFAFFVPFSHPKVSSAIQESFLMLAEYAHQHVLLCLVPAFFIAGAIMVFLNRQSVITYLGPKANKVVAYSVASVSGAVLAVCSCTVLPLFKGIYKKGAGIGPAVSFLYSGPAINILAIVLTAKVLGAEIGIARAAGAVIFAFVIGFSMHLIFRKEDEKRLTDEKMFHSFEDDGRPLWKHAVYLFSMVGILVFINWAPSKGQLPVWDFIFNARYFITGAFAIVLVVSLFLWFKKDELKEWAAATRDFALQILPLLFGGVMVAGFLLGRPGHAALIPEEWVANLVGDNSLLSNLIASISGALMYFATLTEVPIMQGLLGAGMAKGPALALLLSGPSLSLPSMLVIGGELGLKKTLVYIGLVIVASTLAGIGFGFFISCR, encoded by the coding sequence ATGACTGAAAAATGGTACAGGCATCCGAATGTGAAACTGCTTATTCTTGCGGGAATATTCCTCTTTGCTTTTTTTGTTCCCTTTTCACACCCCAAAGTAAGTTCGGCCATACAGGAATCCTTCCTGATGCTGGCCGAATACGCGCATCAACATGTTCTTCTCTGCCTTGTACCGGCCTTTTTCATCGCAGGTGCCATCATGGTGTTTCTGAACCGGCAGTCGGTGATAACATACCTGGGGCCAAAAGCAAACAAGGTTGTCGCTTATTCCGTCGCTTCAGTCTCCGGCGCCGTATTGGCCGTTTGTTCATGTACGGTCCTGCCTTTATTCAAAGGAATCTATAAAAAAGGCGCGGGAATAGGCCCGGCCGTTTCATTTCTTTATTCCGGGCCGGCCATCAATATCCTGGCAATCGTCCTTACCGCCAAAGTCCTGGGTGCTGAAATCGGTATTGCCCGCGCCGCCGGAGCTGTGATATTTGCATTTGTTATCGGTTTTTCCATGCACCTGATTTTCAGGAAAGAAGACGAGAAAAGATTAACCGATGAGAAGATGTTTCATTCCTTCGAGGATGACGGAAGGCCGTTATGGAAGCATGCCGTTTATCTGTTCTCAATGGTCGGCATCCTTGTTTTTATCAACTGGGCGCCATCCAAAGGACAATTGCCTGTCTGGGACTTTATTTTCAACGCCAGATATTTTATAACAGGTGCATTCGCGATTGTTCTTGTTGTTTCTCTTTTCCTCTGGTTTAAAAAAGACGAATTAAAGGAGTGGGCGGCCGCCACAAGGGATTTCGCCTTACAGATTCTGCCGTTGCTTTTCGGCGGCGTCATGGTCGCGGGGTTTCTCCTGGGAAGACCGGGGCACGCAGCCTTGATCCCCGAAGAATGGGTAGCAAATCTTGTGGGTGACAACTCGCTGCTTTCCAATCTTATTGCCTCCATTTCCGGCGCTTTGATGTATTTCGCCACGCTGACGGAGGTACCGATCATGCAGGGACTCCTTGGTGCCGGTATGGCCAAAGGGCCGGCGCTTGCGCTGCTCCTCTCGGGACCGTCTTTGTCGCTTCCGTCAATGCTTGTCATCGGGGGCGAGCTTGGTCTTAAAAAGACATTAGTTTATATCGGTCTTGTCATTGTCGCCTCGACGCTGGCCGGTATTGGATTCGGGTTTTTCATCTCCTGCCGCTGA